From the genome of Thermogutta terrifontis, one region includes:
- a CDS encoding sugar phosphate isomerase/epimerase family protein translates to MQISFHTDAFNSAYWDFEKCLAWAEAHDVHYIECGVIDGASWIHGLGYQPHVALYQDPLLLRRKMENYGVRFSQIDAAFPLSGREGLFYGVAYVLKSIPWAKHAGCPRIATTDGLHRPPDMSDEEAMALMKRCYEQIVEVAEAYEITVNIEVHGYFTTNPDRLAEMLAFCDSPFLRLNLDTGNSFIAGRDPVEFCRRFLDKINHVHVKDVSPSLAAAVRGQETGIAVSHCAIGDGVNAENIRQVLTILRDSGYNGPLSMECEGQGGPMIERSLRWLRSTLQQLGISEEK, encoded by the coding sequence ATGCAGATCAGCTTTCATACCGATGCGTTTAATTCAGCGTACTGGGATTTTGAGAAGTGTTTGGCCTGGGCAGAGGCCCATGATGTCCATTACATCGAATGTGGTGTGATCGATGGTGCCAGTTGGATCCACGGATTAGGGTATCAACCCCATGTGGCCCTGTACCAGGATCCGCTGCTTTTGCGGCGAAAAATGGAGAATTACGGCGTTCGGTTTTCCCAGATTGACGCTGCCTTTCCGCTTTCCGGCCGCGAGGGGCTTTTTTACGGTGTGGCCTACGTGCTGAAAAGTATCCCCTGGGCGAAACATGCTGGGTGTCCGCGGATTGCCACGACCGATGGTCTTCACCGGCCCCCGGATATGTCCGACGAAGAGGCCATGGCCCTCATGAAGCGCTGTTACGAACAAATCGTCGAGGTCGCCGAGGCCTACGAAATCACCGTGAATATTGAAGTCCACGGCTATTTCACGACCAATCCCGATCGCCTGGCGGAAATGCTTGCCTTTTGTGACAGTCCGTTCTTGCGTCTCAATTTGGATACAGGAAATTCGTTTATTGCAGGCCGGGACCCGGTGGAGTTCTGTCGTCGTTTCCTCGATAAGATCAATCACGTTCATGTCAAGGATGTCAGCCCGTCGTTGGCAGCAGCCGTGCGGGGGCAGGAAACGGGAATCGCGGTGAGCCATTGTGCGATTGGGGACGGCGTCAACGCCGAGAACATTCGCCAGGTGCTGACCATCCTGCGCGACAGCGGTTACAATGGGCCGCTGAGCATGGAGTGCGAAGGACAGGGAGGTCCCATGATCGAACGATCCCTCCGCTGGTTGCGGAGTACGCTTCAGCAGCTCGGAATTTCCGAGGAAAAATAG